In Candidatus Contubernalis alkalaceticus, the genomic window GCCTTGAACTGTGAGATTAACTCTTACAGCAAGTTTGACCGAAAAAATTATTTTTATCCAGATCTGCCTAAAGCCTATCAAATTTCTCAATTTGATTTTCCTGTAGGCAAAAACGGATATCTTAAAATACAGTCCAATGGAGAAACCCGCAAAATTGGCATTAATCGGGTCCATTTGGAGGAAGACGCGGGGAAATTGATTCATTCCAATGATGGGCTATTTTCCCTGGTGGATTATAACCGTACCGGCGTTCCCCTGGTGGAGATCGTTTCTGAACCGGATTTGCGTTCTGCGGAAGAGGCCCGGGTTTTTTTGGAGGATTTGAAAAAAATACTTCTGTATACGGGGGTTTCCGACTGCAAGATGGAGGAGGGGAGCCTGCGCTGCGATGCTAATATTTCTGTACGACTAAAAGGGGAAGCGGAGCTGGGCACCAAGACGGAACTTAAAAATATGAACTCCTTTAAAGCAGTTCAAAAGGGTCTGGAATTTGAGGTGGAAAGGCAGATAGAGAGACTGGAAAATGGTCACAGGATTGTTCAGGAGACCTTGAGATGGGACGAGACTAAAGGAGAAACTGTCACCATGAGGAGCAAGGAAGAAGCCCATGACTACAGATATTTTCCTGACCCTGACCTGGTCCCCATGGAAATAGGGGTTATGATGGTGGAAAAGGTTAAGAAGGAGCTTCCTGAATTACCTCTGGAGAAAAAAGAAAGATTTGTTTCTCAGTATTGCCTATCGGACTATGATGCCCAGGTGTTAACCGGAACCCGGGAAATGGCTGTATTTTTTGAGGAATGTGTAAAATTATTTTCAGAACCTAAGATTGTCAGTAACTGGGTCATGGGAGAGCTGTCCATGCATATGAATGCCGCCGGTTTGGACTTTTGTACTATTAAAGTTACACCGGAGGACCTGGTGGAAATGCTGGAAATGCTGAAACAGGGGAAAATTAGCGGAAAGATGGCCAAAGATGTTTTGGCTGAGATGTTTAATTCCGGGAAGAAAGCTCATCAGGTGGTAAAAGAAAAGGGCATGGAGCAGATTAGTGACCAGGGTGTTTTGGAGGAAATTATCCAAGAGGTAATAAAAACCAACCCGGGCCCTGTGGCAGATTACAAGGCTAAAAAGAAAAAGGCTTTGGGTTTTCTGGTAGGGCAGGTAATGAAATCCACCGGGGGAAGTGCCAATCCACAGATGGTTAATGAAATATTGAGAGATAAGCTGAAAAATGTGTAGATTATCCGGTTAAAAAAGAATTAAAAATTTATCTTCTGACTTGGATTTTAAATATTCATTGACAGCGAATAAGAAAAAGATTAAAATATAAACTGTCGGTAAAGTTATTAGAATATTGTACGAAATTGACGAATTGATTACTGAAGGTTGATTTCCTGCATACGGAGGGATAAGTATGAGAAAGCTTTCCTTTAAAATTCGTTTTGTAATGGTTATGTTTATTGTTTTGATTATGTTTGCTCTTCACAATAATTTTTGGAGTTGGCAGTTTGACGCTCAGTTCCCCTTATTGTTTGGTTTTATGCCCTTTGCTTTTTCTTATTATATTTTATATACATTTATAGCGACCGCTGCAATCTATCTAATTATTCTTCTGGTCTGGCCGGATCCTCCGGAGGATCTGCTCTTACCCCTCAAAGTGGAGGAGGATGAGTATAGATGATGAGAGAGACGGTGGTTTTTATTTTTATAGGGATTTACCTTTGTATTCTTCTCCTGCTGGGGTGGCTAGGAACACGGGTCACGCTGGCAACCAGGGAAGATTATTTTTTAGCCAGCCGTTCTTTGAATACTTTTCATCTTTTTATGGCCCTGTTTGCCAGCAACATTACTTCATTTACTATTATTGGGCATGCCGGCTTATCCTATCATGCCGGGTATGGTGCCTACGGTTATGTAATCGGCTGGAGCTTGTTTGCTACACCCTTTACCTATTATCTGGTTGGGTATCGCTCCTGGCTGCTGGGCAAAAGATTTGGATATTCCACGCAACCTCAGCTTTTTGGCAGCCGTTGGAACAGCAGTACCATAGGAATTTTATTTTTAGTACTCTTGCTTTACTATACGATTCCCTATTTGGTGCTGGGAATTATCGGTGGTGGAATCGCCATGTCTACTATGACCGGGGGGGTTATCCCTTACTGGCTGGCTGCTCTGGTTCTCCTGTGCGTTTCTGTTTTTTACACCATGGGGGCCGGTCTTAGGGGTACCACCTGGACAGATATTTTTCAGGGCCTGCTCTTCATGATTGTGGCTGTTTTTGTGCTGTTGGGAGTGGCCAATTCCCTGGGAGGGTTTGAGGCTATTACTGCAAAAATATTAGCAGACAAGCCCCACCTTTTAGAAAGAGCCCTGGCTCCTCAATTAAGCCCTAAGACCTGGTTTAGCTTTTCTTTTGTAAATTCCATTGCTGTAGTAGTTTTTCCCCAGATGTTCATCCGGATCATGGCGGCTAAAAACTCTGTATCTATGAAAA contains:
- the gatB gene encoding Asp-tRNA(Asn)/Glu-tRNA(Gln) amidotransferase subunit GatB; amino-acid sequence: MSKYEVVIGLEVHLELGTKTKIFCSCPTTFGDEPNTQVCPVCLGLPGVLPVLNKRALEFAVLTGLALNCEINSYSKFDRKNYFYPDLPKAYQISQFDFPVGKNGYLKIQSNGETRKIGINRVHLEEDAGKLIHSNDGLFSLVDYNRTGVPLVEIVSEPDLRSAEEARVFLEDLKKILLYTGVSDCKMEEGSLRCDANISVRLKGEAELGTKTELKNMNSFKAVQKGLEFEVERQIERLENGHRIVQETLRWDETKGETVTMRSKEEAHDYRYFPDPDLVPMEIGVMMVEKVKKELPELPLEKKERFVSQYCLSDYDAQVLTGTREMAVFFEECVKLFSEPKIVSNWVMGELSMHMNAAGLDFCTIKVTPEDLVEMLEMLKQGKISGKMAKDVLAEMFNSGKKAHQVVKEKGMEQISDQGVLEEIIQEVIKTNPGPVADYKAKKKKALGFLVGQVMKSTGGSANPQMVNEILRDKLKNV
- a CDS encoding sodium:solute symporter family protein is translated as MMRETVVFIFIGIYLCILLLLGWLGTRVTLATREDYFLASRSLNTFHLFMALFASNITSFTIIGHAGLSYHAGYGAYGYVIGWSLFATPFTYYLVGYRSWLLGKRFGYSTQPQLFGSRWNSSTIGILFLVLLLYYTIPYLVLGIIGGGIAMSTMTGGVIPYWLAALVLLCVSVFYTMGAGLRGTTWTDIFQGLLFMIVAVFVLLGVANSLGGFEAITAKILADKPHLLERALAPQLSPKTWFSFSFVNSIAVVVFPQMFIRIMAAKNSVSMKKVTLFYPICFMIIFGISTLLGVWGAVSIPGLEGQASDDIVPMLLEQFLSPVWGALGLLVILAVIKSSLDSQLLSVSHMVTEDFLLRYFKNITEKKAIFISKTVLLVFAIIAYVGALFRPSAVLSIAAFAFSGFSLLLPVMIAGLYWKKCSKYAAITAIIVPSIFLHLWYLNILPNWTTFGLMPVVPAFFMTVFLLVVVTYLFPSKLDKNAQHFFDIFARAFEGKQGLDKKSTIRL